The segment CTTAAAAGTAATTTAAACTTATCAAAAAGATAAGATATTTTTCTTAGTTGTGCAGTTTTATCATTTTGTTTTAATTTTGTGAATCTATCTAAAGTAATTAACATATCAAGAGCAGTTTCATCAATATTATGTCTTAAAGTAAATTTTTCGCTTTTTGGAAACCTTGCAAGTGAAGGATAAATATTCAAATAAAGGTCATATATTTCATGATATAATAAAAATTCACTATTTGGATTTTTAATCGTCATTTTAAAATACCTTTAAACTGACATAATAAAAAACCATCATCTTTTGTAAAATTATTATTTTTGTCCATTATTTTTATTATTTCCTTCAGGATGTTCTAGTTTTCTTATTAATCCATTCATATATTTTATACTACTATTTATTGTTTGCGAATAATCAGTTTTCACAATATCTAAGTCTCGCAAAATGGATAATTCTATTTGTAATTGAGAAAGCGAAATTCTAACTTTAATATATATTTCTAACTTTCCCTTCATAGACCAATAATTATAACCTGCATTTAAATTTGGAAA is part of the Candidatus Woesearchaeota archaeon genome and harbors:
- a CDS encoding four helix bundle protein, producing MTIKNPNSEFLLYHEIYDLYLNIYPSLARFPKSEKFTLRHNIDETALDMLITLDRFTKLKQNDKTAQLRKISYLFDKFKLLLRLAKDLHFLPFNQYTLLIEKSELIGKLLGGMIKKYKIN